The proteins below come from a single Miscanthus floridulus cultivar M001 chromosome 1, ASM1932011v1, whole genome shotgun sequence genomic window:
- the LOC136473637 gene encoding non-specific lipid transfer protein GPI-anchored 5-like yields the protein MSGRWLQVTLALVIVTATATLSSGQQMAAAFPALPSCPPAPLSLSPCIGYVFGVGSATLASCCSQLRGFLQAQAPCLCVASTLAPSPIGLFLGQAQAMIPNVCDLPNPCDEAATGEGSTPPVPGTSPPSATTPAATTPSTEPSSGTPAADPVTSGAPPTPTEDASATAAAAPAGNGSKLPELLHAAGATRSRDMAAGTVFVAVFLASLSTMYV from the exons ATGTCCGGGCGGTGGCTCCAGGTGACTCTCGCCCTCGTCATCGTCACGGCGACGGCGACACTGTCCTCGGGCCAGCAGATGGCGGCGGCGTTCCCGGCCTTGCCCAGCTGCCCGCCGGCGCCACTCAGCCTGTCCCCGTGCATCGGCTACGTCTTCGGCGTCGGCTCGGCGACGCTCGCGTCCTGCTGCTCCCAGCTCCGGGGCTTCCTGCAGGCCCAGGCGCCGTGCCTCTGCGTCGCGTCCACGCTCGCGCCCAGCCCCATCGGGCTGTTCCTCGGCCAGGCGCAGGCCATGATCCCCAACGTCTGCGACCTGCCCAACCCATGCGATG AAGCCGCCACCGGCGAGGGCTCCACGCCGCCGGTGCCAGGCACTTCGCCTCCGTCCGCAACGACTCCGGCAGCCACCACACCGTCAACTGAACCGTCGTCGGGCACTCCGGCTGCTGATCCAGTCACGTCAGGAGCACCGCCGACACCCACAGAAGATGCTTCTGCCACTGCAGCGGCGGCGCCGGCAGGCAATGGATCGAAGCTCCCGGAACTGCTGCATGCAGCGGGCGCGACACGCTCCAGAGACATGGCTGCAGGCACTGTATTCGTCGCTGTGTTTCTTGCTTCACTCTCAACCATGTATGTGTAA
- the LOC136473629 gene encoding protein CDC73 homolog, with protein sequence MDPLSVLRDYAARNELDKIIFSGDEIHFGSDYTFPASTPTAFASKQSGRPYPLSAAVFLAQHHDLKHTDFIQAARLRRIPPVSLPDRKTFLDFLRFGHNSLPSADPLLPSAFQPQEPHLHPPSPPPEDPAAAEEATTGKQIRALERPFKDRNAILDARGRDFLAVFQAAVRRQDEQRKAGGKDAAPSSRPDSGSAAAALAKPKVLDRSLGDGVVPIILVPSASQTLITIYNVKEFLEDGVFVPSEERMRATKGGKPESVTVQKKLIRTERAGGAGGAVSFEVRDKPASLKSDDWGRVVAVFVLGKEWQFKDWPFKDHVEIFNRVIGLYVRFEDDSVEAAKVVKQWNVKIISISKNKRHQDRTAALEVWERLEEFMRART encoded by the exons ATGGATCCCCTCTCCGTGCTCCGCGACTACGCCGCGCGCAACGAGCTGGACAAGATCATCTTCTCCGGCGACGAGATCCACTTCGGCTCCGACTACACCTTCCCGGCTTCCACCCCCACCGCCTTCGCCTCCAAGCAGTCAGGTCGCCCCTACCCGCTCTCCGCCGCCGTCTTCCTCGCGCAGCACCACGACCTCAAGCACACCGACTTCATCCAGGCCGCGCGCCTCCGCCGCATCCCGCCCGTCTCCCTCCCCGACCGCAAGACCTTCCTCGACTTCCTCCGCTTCGGCCACAACTCGCTCCCCTCCGCCGACCCGCTCCTCCCCTCCGCCTTCCAGCCGCAGGAGCCCCACCTCCAcccgccctcgccgccgcccgAGGACCCCGCGGCCGCCGAGGAGGCCACCACGGGGAAGCAAATCCGCGCGCTCGAGCGGCCCTTCAAGGACCGCAACGCGATCCTCGACGCCCGCGGCCGCGATTTCCTCGCCGTCTTCCAGGCCGCCGTGCGCCGCCAGGACGAGCAGCGCAAGGCCGGCGGCAAGGACGCGGCGCCCTCTTCCCGCCCCGACTCTGGCTCCGCCGCTGCAGCCTTGGCCAAACCCAAGGTGCTGGACAGGTCCCTGGGCGACGGCGTCGTCCCCATCATCCTCGTGCCCAGCGCCTCGCAGACGCTGATTACGATCTACAACGTCAAGGAGTTCCTCGAGGACGGGGTGTTCGTGCCCAGCGAGGAGAGGATGCGGGCGACCAAAGGAGGGAAGCCGGAGAGCGTCACGGTGCAGAAGAAGCTGATTCGTACGGAGAGAGCTGGCGGCGCTGGGGGTGCCGTCTCCTTCGAGGTTAGGGACAAGCCGGCTTCGCTCAAGTCGGACGATTGGGGGCGGGTGGTGGCCGTGTTTGTGCTCGGCAAGGAGTGGCAGTTTAAGGACTGGCCCTTCAAGGACCATGTAGAGATCTTCAACAGAG TTATTGGTTTGTATGTGCGCTTTGAAGATGATAGTGTGGAGGCAGCCAAGGTGGTGAAACAGTGGAATGTGAAAATCATATCT ATAAGCAAAAATAAAAGGCATCAAGACAGAACAGCTGCTCTTGAAGTATGGGAGCGCTTGGAGGAATTTATGCGGGCACGTACATAA